In Streptomyces dangxiongensis, one DNA window encodes the following:
- a CDS encoding LacI family DNA-binding transcriptional regulator: MKPSKPAETQSATLAEIAREAGVSAPTVSKVLNGRADVAPATRARVEDLLRAYGYRRRRAEASRSPLIDLVFHELESAWAMEVIRGVENVARDTGLSVVLSESAGRLTPGRTWADQVAARRPHGVVLVLSGLDESQRALLTSRSIPFVVMDPAGDPGPDVPSIGATNWQGGLAATRHLVELGHTRIGAISGPSRMMCSRARVDGYRAALETAGVSVDPSLVVTGDFHHDAGYRLGLELLRRPDRPTAVFAGNDLQALGLYEAARELGLRVPEDLSVVGFDDLPVARWVGPPLTTVRQPLTEMAEAAARLVLELGRAEGERAATRVELATSLVVRSSTAAPAAL; encoded by the coding sequence ATGAAGCCTTCGAAGCCCGCAGAGACGCAGTCGGCGACCCTCGCCGAGATCGCCCGTGAGGCCGGGGTGTCCGCTCCGACTGTTTCGAAGGTTCTCAACGGCCGGGCCGACGTCGCCCCCGCCACTCGCGCCCGCGTCGAGGACCTGCTGCGCGCCTACGGCTACCGGCGCCGGCGCGCCGAGGCCTCCCGGTCGCCGCTGATCGACCTCGTCTTCCACGAGCTGGAGAGCGCCTGGGCGATGGAGGTCATCCGGGGCGTGGAGAACGTGGCCCGGGACACGGGCCTGAGCGTCGTGCTGTCCGAGTCGGCCGGGCGGCTCACCCCGGGCCGGACCTGGGCCGACCAGGTGGCCGCCCGCCGCCCGCACGGCGTGGTGCTGGTGCTGTCCGGGCTCGACGAGTCCCAGCGGGCGCTGCTGACGAGCCGGTCCATCCCGTTCGTGGTGATGGACCCGGCCGGCGACCCGGGCCCGGACGTGCCCTCGATCGGCGCCACCAACTGGCAGGGCGGTCTGGCCGCCACCCGGCACCTGGTGGAACTGGGCCACACCCGGATCGGCGCCATCAGCGGTCCGTCCCGGATGATGTGCAGCCGGGCCCGGGTCGACGGCTACCGGGCGGCCCTGGAGACGGCCGGCGTGTCCGTGGACCCCTCGCTCGTCGTGACCGGCGACTTCCACCACGACGCCGGCTACCGCCTGGGCCTTGAGCTGCTGCGCCGCCCGGACCGGCCGACCGCCGTCTTCGCGGGCAACGACCTCCAGGCGCTCGGCCTGTACGAGGCCGCCCGCGAACTCGGGCTGCGCGTCCCGGAGGACCTGAGCGTCGTCGGCTTCGACGACCTGCCGGTGGCCCGCTGGGTGGGCCCGCCGCTGACGACCGTACGGCAGCCGCTGACCGAGATGGCCGAGGCCGCGGCCCGGCTGGTGCTGGAGCTGGGGCGCGCCGAGGGGGAGCGGGCGGCGACCCGGGTGGAGCTGGCGACGAGTCTGGTGGTGCGTTCGAGCACGGCGGCGCCCGCCGCGCTCTGA